One region of Vibrio zhugei genomic DNA includes:
- a CDS encoding sugar dehydrogenase complex small subunit: MSKYYSKHASSHDKTRRNIIKGLASTSLLSFFPAFNVMADALADDVPSAFVSVSKTLTGRASLPDVLVDRFFHALQAEQSNFSNQVMSLEKELSQLDPKTYTEKLSPEAQKTAKTILSAWYTGIVGDGPDAQVIAYRHALEFSAVDDVLTPRSYCPNKPGFWAEKPVEKHA; this comes from the coding sequence ATGAGCAAGTATTATTCTAAACATGCGTCGTCTCACGATAAGACTCGACGTAATATTATCAAAGGGCTCGCTTCCACTAGCCTATTATCTTTTTTCCCAGCATTTAATGTCATGGCTGATGCGCTTGCTGATGATGTGCCTTCAGCGTTTGTGTCCGTGTCGAAAACCTTAACAGGACGCGCGTCTTTGCCTGACGTTCTCGTTGACCGTTTTTTTCATGCATTGCAAGCGGAACAATCAAATTTTTCTAATCAAGTCATGTCATTAGAAAAAGAACTAAGTCAATTAGATCCGAAAACCTATACCGAAAAACTGAGTCCAGAGGCACAAAAAACAGCCAAAACCATCTTATCCGCTTGGTACACGGGCATTGTGGGTGACGGTCCTGATGCTCAGGTCATCGCTTACCGCCATGCGCTAGAATTTTCCGCGGTTGATGATGTGCTTACACCGCGTAGCTACTGTCCGAATAAACCTGGCTTTTGGGCCGAGAAACCCGTGGAGAAACACGCATAA
- a CDS encoding TetR/AcrR family transcriptional regulator, producing MSKQEQILDVAEQLFNLHGYTAVGVDWIRDSAGVSKTSMYRHFRGKNKLIAAVLHRRHEVFERQLTDCIRAASDKEAKLHALVDWHLAWFESPRFHGCMFMHAVAEFKASDREILDIAKHHKQWLKGLIQECIATTDTKTTSRQAEAMMMLLEGMIVRAEFDDLPKDKNVLRELMLSLAGLPADKALKPLN from the coding sequence ATGAGTAAACAAGAGCAGATTCTAGACGTGGCAGAACAGTTATTTAATTTGCATGGCTACACCGCGGTAGGTGTTGACTGGATTCGAGATAGCGCTGGCGTTTCCAAAACGTCAATGTATCGACACTTTAGGGGCAAAAATAAACTGATCGCCGCGGTGCTTCATCGTCGGCATGAGGTTTTTGAACGTCAATTAACAGATTGTATCCGTGCAGCGTCAGATAAAGAGGCCAAGCTCCATGCCCTAGTCGATTGGCATTTAGCATGGTTCGAAAGTCCACGCTTTCATGGCTGTATGTTCATGCATGCAGTAGCAGAATTTAAAGCATCGGATAGAGAGATTCTTGATATCGCCAAACATCATAAACAATGGTTAAAAGGCTTAATTCAAGAATGCATAGCGACGACTGACACGAAGACCACCTCGCGACAAGCTGAGGCGATGATGATGTTGTTAGAAGGAATGATTGTGCGCGCCGAATTTGATGACTTACCTAAGGATAAGAATGTGTTACGTGAGCTAATGCTCAGTCTAGCCGGTTTACCTGCCGACAAAGCGCTAAAGCCTCTCAATTAA
- a CDS encoding GMC family oxidoreductase, giving the protein MTIKKADVVVVGSGVAGGLVANELAKAGKSVLILEAGPRYSRGEIVERFRNKPNKSDFMAPYPSTPYAPHPEFNPNNGYLIQKGEQPYDAQYIRAVGGTTWHWAASAWRFIPNDFKLQSIYGIGRDWPLEYKDLERWYQRAEEELGVWGPNDEELGSPRSHPYPMSPLPISYNEKVIKDRLNNHDFYVVTEPVARNSRPYDNRPTCCGNNNCMPICPIGAMYNGITHVEKAEANGATVIDQAVVYKVEKGANNKIVAVHYYTPDGESVKVEGDYFVLAANGIETPKLMLMSDVGNSSDMVGRNLMDHPGTGIRFYASEKLWPGRGAQEMTSIVGWRDGDFRSQYAGKKLHLSNMNRTDQVTSEILAQDQLRLGDVLDNEIRDKAARFVQFDSFHELLPHPENRIVPSANQKDAMGIAKPEFHYAIDDYVKRSAVHTRDAYTKIAKLMGGTEIQYRDEFSNNQHICGTVLMGSDPKDSVVDKDCRTHDHDNLFIASSGTMPTVGTVNCTLTIAALSLRIADTLIKEV; this is encoded by the coding sequence ATGACTATAAAAAAAGCCGATGTTGTCGTCGTTGGTTCTGGTGTTGCTGGTGGCTTAGTGGCAAACGAATTAGCGAAAGCGGGCAAATCCGTACTCATTTTGGAAGCCGGTCCGCGTTATTCTCGTGGTGAAATTGTTGAGCGTTTTCGTAATAAGCCGAATAAATCCGATTTCATGGCTCCGTATCCTTCCACGCCTTATGCGCCTCATCCTGAATTTAATCCTAATAATGGATATTTAATTCAAAAAGGTGAGCAACCATACGATGCACAGTATATTCGTGCGGTTGGCGGCACCACTTGGCACTGGGCGGCTTCTGCTTGGCGTTTTATCCCCAACGATTTTAAACTACAGTCTATTTATGGGATCGGACGTGATTGGCCATTAGAGTATAAAGATTTGGAGCGCTGGTATCAGCGCGCTGAAGAAGAGCTCGGGGTGTGGGGACCGAATGATGAAGAGCTAGGTTCACCGCGTTCTCACCCGTATCCGATGTCTCCGCTGCCGATCTCTTACAATGAGAAAGTGATTAAAGATCGTTTAAATAATCATGATTTTTATGTGGTTACGGAGCCGGTTGCTCGTAATAGTCGTCCTTATGATAATCGCCCGACGTGTTGTGGTAATAACAACTGTATGCCGATTTGTCCAATTGGCGCGATGTATAACGGCATTACGCATGTCGAGAAAGCCGAAGCGAATGGCGCCACCGTGATTGATCAAGCGGTGGTCTACAAAGTCGAGAAAGGGGCAAACAACAAAATTGTTGCCGTGCACTACTACACACCGGATGGTGAATCCGTGAAAGTGGAAGGTGACTACTTTGTACTGGCAGCGAACGGCATTGAAACACCAAAATTGATGCTGATGTCAGACGTGGGTAACAGCTCCGATATGGTGGGTCGTAATTTAATGGATCACCCAGGGACAGGCATTCGTTTTTATGCGAGTGAAAAACTGTGGCCAGGACGCGGTGCTCAAGAAATGACGTCGATTGTAGGCTGGCGAGATGGGGATTTCCGTTCTCAATATGCAGGTAAGAAACTGCACTTGTCGAATATGAACCGCACGGATCAAGTGACGTCAGAAATTTTAGCGCAAGATCAGTTACGTTTGGGCGACGTGTTGGATAATGAGATCCGTGATAAAGCGGCACGTTTTGTTCAATTTGATAGTTTTCATGAATTACTGCCTCATCCAGAGAACCGCATTGTTCCTAGTGCGAACCAGAAAGATGCGATGGGTATCGCCAAACCAGAATTCCACTATGCCATTGACGACTATGTTAAGCGTAGTGCGGTTCACACCCGTGACGCTTATACCAAAATTGCTAAGTTGATGGGCGGGACTGAGATTCAATATCGTGATGAATTCTCAAATAACCAGCACATTTGCGGTACGGTGTTGATGGGCTCTGATCCAAAAGACAGTGTGGTGGATAAAGATTGTCGTACCCACGACCATGATAACTTATTCATTGCAAGTTCAGGCACGATGCCAACGGTGGGCACAGTAAACTGTACGTTAACCATTGCCGCGTTATCGTTACGTATTGCTGATACCCTGATCAAGGAGGTGTAA
- a CDS encoding cytochrome c, with translation MRYRSYFIAIILVIFVFVGAIVSGVWQPTTHSPANIQQVKTTDFPDDMSRGEYVAKMSDCTACHTTDASKPFAGGLAMPLPIGTIYSTNITPDKEDGIGDYSLADFKRVLREGIRKDGGHLYPAMPYTEYSKLSDEDIAALYQYFMKSVKPIHEPNRANDIPAVLSMRWPLSLWNWMFHTQGAYQRQPDKSDAWNRGAYLVQGAAHCGTCHTPRGIAMQTVANDEKTKGFLSGEDLGGWHAFNITNDKQHGLGNWTQAEIVQYLKTGSVAGKAQAAGTMGEAVEHSFQYLTDDDLNAIATYLRSVPAVSEDGPSRFTQGKPESQDLDLRGIPLEDVPATQHAQSLYMGNCAACHGADGGGSPDGYYPSLYHNSVVGSNKPNNLIQVILNGVHRKTQSADVMMPAFGRQLSDQDVADIVNFVTKTYGQKEAKVTADNVKMLRSQTEATP, from the coding sequence ATGCGCTACCGGAGTTATTTTATTGCGATCATTCTGGTCATATTTGTCTTTGTTGGGGCTATTGTCAGTGGCGTATGGCAACCAACCACTCATTCACCCGCTAATATTCAACAAGTGAAAACAACCGATTTTCCTGATGATATGAGCCGGGGAGAATACGTGGCAAAAATGTCGGATTGTACGGCATGTCACACCACGGATGCGAGCAAGCCGTTTGCGGGTGGTTTAGCTATGCCATTACCGATCGGAACGATCTATTCGACCAATATCACGCCTGATAAAGAAGACGGTATTGGCGATTATAGCTTAGCTGACTTTAAACGCGTACTGCGTGAGGGGATCCGTAAGGATGGTGGACATTTGTATCCAGCGATGCCATATACGGAATATTCTAAGCTGTCTGATGAAGATATTGCTGCTCTGTATCAGTACTTTATGAAGTCGGTGAAACCGATCCATGAACCCAACCGCGCCAATGATATTCCGGCAGTGTTATCTATGCGCTGGCCTCTATCTCTGTGGAATTGGATGTTCCACACACAAGGTGCATACCAGCGTCAACCCGATAAAAGTGACGCATGGAACCGTGGGGCTTACCTCGTGCAAGGTGCTGCACACTGTGGAACATGTCATACACCACGTGGCATTGCGATGCAAACCGTTGCCAATGATGAGAAAACAAAAGGCTTTTTATCAGGTGAAGATTTAGGTGGATGGCACGCGTTCAATATTACTAATGACAAACAACATGGCTTAGGAAATTGGACTCAGGCTGAAATCGTCCAGTATCTAAAAACAGGTTCGGTTGCAGGTAAAGCACAAGCGGCTGGCACCATGGGAGAGGCCGTTGAGCACAGTTTTCAATACTTGACCGATGACGATTTAAATGCGATTGCTACTTATCTACGTTCGGTTCCAGCGGTGAGTGAAGACGGACCCTCTCGCTTTACTCAAGGTAAGCCTGAATCGCAAGATCTGGATTTACGTGGCATACCATTAGAGGATGTTCCCGCTACTCAGCATGCACAATCTCTGTATATGGGCAATTGTGCCGCCTGTCATGGCGCAGATGGTGGTGGTTCGCCAGATGGTTACTATCCTTCGCTTTACCACAACAGTGTGGTGGGAAGTAATAAACCGAATAACCTTATTCAGGTCATTTTGAACGGTGTACATCGTAAAACTCAGTCTGCCGATGTGATGATGCCTGCGTTTGGTCGCCAATTATCCGATCAAGATGTGGCGGACATCGTTAACTTTGTGACAAAAACCTATGGTCAAAAAGAGGCGAAGGTGACGGCTGATAATGTGAAGATGTTACGTTCACAAACAGAAGCGACGCCTTAG